Proteins encoded by one window of Porphyromonas vaginalis:
- a CDS encoding LrgB family protein, translated as MMDIVTLLLSKPIYCLPLTIGIYFLSLLLYRKVRIGLFHPLIVTIGLLILMLYLSDTSYEEYKEGSQLIDFLLGPSVVSLGYILYEQSKYLRGRVVSIMFSLFVGSLIGILSAVGLAYALGAGAPIAHSMESRSVTTPIAIALSEQSGGIPALTAVVVVISGIIGGVIGPPLFKWLRIESRIAKGLALGAAAHGVGTSVAIQMGALEGAIGGLAIGIMGVFTSILIPIVHYVAQLFV; from the coding sequence ATGATGGATATCGTCACACTACTCCTGAGCAAGCCTATCTACTGCTTGCCACTCACCATAGGGATCTACTTCCTCAGCTTACTCCTATACCGCAAGGTGCGGATCGGGCTCTTTCATCCTCTGATCGTAACCATAGGCTTGCTCATCTTAATGCTGTACCTCTCGGACACATCGTACGAGGAGTATAAGGAGGGAAGCCAGCTGATCGACTTCCTCCTAGGCCCCTCTGTAGTCTCACTGGGCTACATCCTATACGAGCAGTCTAAGTACCTCCGTGGGCGCGTTGTCTCGATCATGTTTTCGCTCTTTGTAGGCTCACTGATTGGCATCCTCAGCGCTGTCGGTCTAGCTTATGCGCTGGGTGCTGGGGCCCCCATAGCACACTCGATGGAGTCTCGCTCAGTCACGACCCCTATCGCTATCGCGCTCTCTGAGCAGTCGGGTGGTATACCCGCCTTGACTGCTGTGGTGGTGGTCATCTCAGGCATCATCGGGGGCGTGATAGGACCTCCTCTATTCAAGTGGCTACGCATAGAGAGTCGCATCGCTAAGGGGCTGGCTCTGGGTGCTGCAGCGCATGGCGTGGGCACCTCGGTCGCCATTCAGATGGGAGCCCTAGAGGGAGCTATCGGAGGCTTGGCTATTGGTATCATGGGGGTCTTTACCTCTATACTGATACCGATCGTCCACTACGTGGCTCAGCTATTCGTCTGA
- a CDS encoding CidA/LrgA family protein, translated as MKSLVQCFWVLFFFAVGELIGMMIGHFLPGSVIGLILLFLALETKLIKPDKVDSVAKFLTLNMGLFFVPAGVGLITQVDLIKQYWAAIVISMVVSTALVLVVVGRMQHRFERHHKEEIPNDNA; from the coding sequence ATGAAGTCTCTCGTACAATGCTTTTGGGTGCTCTTTTTCTTTGCCGTGGGTGAACTGATCGGCATGATGATCGGGCACTTTCTACCAGGGAGTGTGATCGGTCTAATACTCCTCTTTCTAGCCTTAGAGACGAAGCTGATCAAGCCTGACAAGGTGGACAGCGTCGCTAAGTTTCTCACCCTCAATATGGGTCTCTTCTTCGTACCAGCTGGTGTGGGGCTGATCACCCAAGTGGATCTAATCAAGCAGTATTGGGCTGCTATTGTGATCTCTATGGTAGTCAGCACGGCACTGGTCTTGGTGGTCGTGGGACGTATGCAGCACCGCTTCGAGCGGCATCATAAAGAGGAAATACCTAACGACAACGCATGA